Proteins from one Candidatus Nitrospira nitrosa genomic window:
- a CDS encoding KamA family radical SAM protein has protein sequence MEDWQKVLAKSIVKPKDLAKRFGLDEQEIEAIVGPYPMRITPTVLETIKSKDDAIWKQVVPDITELDDIAADDDPLEEDLMSPVPHLVHRYPDRVLLMVTNQCPIYCRFCTRKRLVGKPGFLKKGELDRAIQYLREHNEVRDVILSGGDPLLLPDHLLDRILKALRTIPHLELIRIGSRVPGSLPQRITSRLCEIVKQYHPIYMNLHFNHPDELTPDVKAACGRLADAGVPLGSQTVLLKGVNDDPEIMKQLVHQLLLARVKPYYLYQADLTKGTNHFRTTVETGLRIIKALQGHTSGMAVPHFVIDAPGGGGKIPLLPDNYLVHLDEDGAVLRNYENKTFHYPQPKADGRRELPMVGVGSAVDQTEEAYATCGDSYPDRDGYAMWGNSCGGDADEL, from the coding sequence ATGGAAGACTGGCAGAAAGTCCTGGCAAAGAGCATCGTGAAGCCCAAAGACCTGGCCAAGCGGTTCGGCCTGGATGAACAAGAGATCGAAGCCATTGTCGGTCCCTACCCCATGCGCATTACGCCGACTGTCCTCGAGACAATCAAGTCGAAGGATGACGCGATCTGGAAACAGGTGGTTCCAGATATCACGGAATTAGACGACATCGCGGCGGACGACGATCCGCTCGAAGAAGACCTCATGAGCCCGGTGCCCCACCTGGTGCATCGCTACCCGGATCGCGTGTTGCTCATGGTGACCAACCAATGTCCGATCTACTGTCGGTTCTGCACCAGAAAACGATTGGTCGGGAAACCCGGTTTTCTGAAAAAGGGTGAGCTGGACCGTGCGATTCAGTACCTGCGTGAACATAACGAGGTCCGTGATGTCATCCTGTCGGGAGGGGACCCCCTCCTGCTGCCCGATCATCTCCTTGATCGAATCCTGAAAGCGCTTCGGACAATTCCCCACTTGGAGCTCATACGGATCGGCTCACGAGTCCCCGGCAGTTTACCTCAGCGCATCACGTCTCGACTCTGTGAAATCGTCAAACAGTACCACCCGATCTACATGAATCTGCATTTCAACCATCCCGATGAGCTGACACCGGACGTGAAGGCTGCCTGTGGTCGTCTCGCTGATGCCGGCGTTCCACTCGGCTCCCAAACCGTCCTCCTCAAAGGCGTGAATGACGATCCGGAGATTATGAAGCAACTGGTCCATCAGCTTCTTCTTGCGCGAGTGAAACCCTATTATCTCTATCAGGCTGACTTGACCAAGGGAACGAACCATTTCCGCACAACGGTCGAAACGGGACTCAGGATCATCAAGGCGCTGCAAGGGCATACCAGCGGCATGGCCGTCCCTCACTTTGTGATTGATGCGCCGGGAGGAGGAGGCAAGATTCCTTTGTTGCCCGACAACTACCTGGTGCATCTGGATGAGGACGGGGCCGTTCTCCGCAACTACGAGAACAAGACCTTCCACTACCCCCAACCAAAGGCAGACGGTCGACGGGAACTCCCCATGGTTGGTGTAGGTTCCGCTGTCGACCAGACCGAAGAAGCCTATGCGACTTGCGGGGACAGCTATCCCGATCGCGACGGCTACGCCATGTGGGGAAACAGCTGCGGCGGAGATGCGGACGAGCTGTGA
- a CDS encoding 2'-deoxycytidine 5'-triphosphate deaminase: MTTHSPRSGIFPYQDIRRLIASGAISAAPAIEDRQIQPASLDLRLGRKAYRLISSFLPELSAISSRLNVMDFYQSDLVMYEMDLSDGAILEKGHVYLVPLLEELALPKTIRARANPKSTTGRLDVFTRVVTDLTSGFDEIRAGYQGQLFLEVVPRSFAIKVRTGQSLNQVRFVRGEATVSDRSLHALHRTTPLLYHNVAPTKRIGNQDVRAERGLFLRIDLTGGDQRDSRVIGYRAKKNSHVIDLAKVGHYAAADFWEPLYRHRHDSLLLEPEEFYILVSKERIRVPPGYAAEMVAYEAACGELRTHYAGFFDPGFGYGSKGEIKGTQVVLEVRPHDVPFLIHDGQTFFKVLYEAMMTNPIQLYGSGLGSSYQRQALTLSKHFKI; encoded by the coding sequence GTGACGACTCATTCACCCCGATCCGGGATTTTTCCCTATCAAGACATCAGGCGGTTGATCGCCAGCGGCGCCATCAGTGCCGCTCCAGCGATTGAAGACCGACAGATTCAACCAGCCAGTCTCGACCTCCGTCTCGGCCGCAAAGCCTACCGATTGATCAGCAGTTTCTTGCCGGAACTATCGGCGATCTCCTCCCGCTTGAATGTCATGGATTTCTATCAGTCGGATCTCGTGATGTACGAAATGGATCTGAGCGACGGCGCCATTCTCGAAAAAGGCCACGTCTATCTTGTTCCATTACTGGAAGAATTGGCGCTCCCTAAAACGATCCGTGCACGGGCGAATCCGAAGAGCACAACCGGTCGCCTGGATGTGTTCACCCGCGTGGTGACGGATCTCACTTCGGGATTCGATGAAATCCGAGCAGGCTATCAAGGGCAACTATTCCTCGAAGTAGTTCCCCGCTCATTTGCCATCAAAGTTCGTACCGGACAGTCGCTGAACCAAGTCCGATTTGTGCGTGGCGAGGCGACGGTTTCAGACCGGTCCCTTCATGCCCTCCACCGGACGACGCCGTTGCTGTATCACAACGTGGCGCCCACGAAGCGCATAGGCAATCAAGATGTTCGTGCTGAACGGGGTCTGTTCCTTCGCATTGATCTCACCGGTGGGGATCAGCGAGATTCCCGCGTGATCGGATACCGGGCGAAGAAGAATAGTCATGTCATTGACCTCGCCAAAGTGGGACATTATGCTGCAGCTGACTTCTGGGAGCCGCTCTACCGGCATCGTCACGACAGCTTGCTATTGGAGCCGGAAGAGTTTTATATCCTTGTGTCTAAAGAGCGCATCCGAGTGCCTCCCGGCTATGCCGCGGAAATGGTGGCGTACGAAGCAGCCTGTGGTGAGCTCCGGACCCACTATGCAGGGTTTTTCGACCCGGGCTTTGGGTATGGGTCAAAAGGTGAGATCAAAGGCACACAGGTCGTCTTGGAGGTTCGTCCGCACGACGTGCCGTTTTTGATCCACGATGGACAAACGTTTTTTAAAGTTCTCTATGAAGCCATGATGACGAACCCGATACAGCTCTATGGATCAGGCTTAGGCTCTTCCTATCAACGGCAGGCCCTCACGCTCAGCAAACATTTCAAGATCTAA
- a CDS encoding glutathione S-transferase N-terminal domain-containing protein, whose translation MAMTLFHVDWCPDCLVVRRKLTDLGVTYDAVVVPDSRRMRTQVYEVSGQYYVPVLKDGDLVLTETADILTYLDERAKADNTGIPASTQFQSQARTTPDEPSPDDEHPSCRIT comes from the coding sequence ATGGCCATGACGCTCTTTCATGTCGACTGGTGTCCAGACTGTCTTGTGGTTCGCCGCAAGCTGACCGACTTGGGAGTGACCTATGACGCCGTCGTTGTGCCGGACAGCAGACGCATGCGCACGCAGGTGTATGAGGTTTCCGGTCAATACTATGTGCCCGTCCTGAAGGACGGAGATCTCGTCCTGACGGAAACCGCCGATATTCTGACCTATCTCGACGAGCGAGCCAAAGCGGACAACACAGGAATTCCGGCATCCACACAGTTTCAATCGCAAGCCCGGACAACACCCGACGAACCAAGCCCAGACGACGAGCATCCGTCTTGCCGGATCACCTGA